Within the Candidatus Nitrospira nitrificans genome, the region CGACGACTAGGCGCAAGTTATGCCGTACGAGCTCATCCTTGCCTTGCTCCTGAATGATCCTGGCGGATCGGATTTCATCGAGTGATACCTTCAGTTGCTTTGCCGTGGTTGCGGCGGGCCTGAGAGCCGGGTCCGACGGATTCAGTGCGAGGCCTAAAGCCTTCTCCACATTGTCCAATGCGGTGGCTGAAAGTCCGCTCAATCGTCTGACGATTTGGAGTACTTTCACGGTTTCCGTACAGACCGACGTGCGCTTGGACTTGAGAAGCAGCTTTACCGCTTGCCGCAGCGCAGTTCGAATGCGTCGTGTTCCTTGGTCCACGCGCCTGGCAATTGTGACCTCTTCTTCTCGCGTCAAGAGCCCGCGTTTGCCGAACGACCTGAAATACAGCGATTCCAAGAGGAATGGGCTGGCCCCCGGGCTTGTACGCATGACCGGTTGGGGCTTCTCATCCGCTCCGGATTCCTCAGTCTCAACACGACCGATCCTCCCCAATATGCCGCTTGCCTTGGCGTCATCGGCATCGGGGGCGAACCTTGTCCGTATATCCAGTTCCTCAGAGGATCGAAGTTCTTCTTTCATCACGTCACCCCTTGTGCTGGTTGAACATCGCTCACTATGGTTAGAGCCCTATTGAGCCAAGAAGATTCGCCGAACCATTGCCTGTATAGCCTTCTACGAAGCAAAAGGGATGCTGGATTGAAGATGAGAAATGGTCGGCGTGATCAGCCCGAAAAATCAGAAAGATTAGTGTCGGCTAATGAGAGAACGCAGGACAAACTGTCGCACTTATGCGGCATCTATGTAGGATCGGCATCAACGATCCGGCCGAAATGCCACACTATTTCGGTAAGAGTCCTTTTATAAACGGAGCAAGGGTGTCGATCGGAATCGGGAAGATCGTCGTCGAGTTCTTCTCAGCCGCGATTTCCACGAGCGTCTGGAGGTAGCGCAGTTGAAGAGCGGCAGGATTTTGACTGATCACGTCCGCCGCTTCAGCCAGTTTCTGCGCGGCTTGAAATTCTCCTTCGGCATGGATGATTTTGGCACGCCGTTCCCGCTCGGCTTCCGCTTGCCGAGCGATCGCGCGTTGCATGTCTTGGGGAATATCCACGTTCTTCACCTCGACGGCAGCGACTTTGACCCCCCATGGCTCGGTCTGCTGATCGATGATCCGCTGTAATTCGGCATTGATATCGTCACGTTTCGACAATAGGTCATCGAACTGGCTTTGGCCGAGCACGCTCCGCAGTGTGGTTTGGGCCACTTGCGACGTCGAATAGAGATAATCTTGAACGGCGAGCACGGCACGCTGAGGATCGACCACTCTGAGAAAGATGACGGCGTTCACTTTCACGGAAATGTTGTCCCGCGTGATGACATCTTGCGAGGGGACTTCCATTGTGACGGTCTGTAAGTTGACGCGGACCATCTGCTGGAGGGCCGGCACCACCAATCTGATCCCAGGCCCCTTCACCGTCTGGAACTTACCGAGCACAAAGACCACGAGCCGTTCGTATTCCATGACACGTTTGAAGCTGGCATAGAGAACCAATCCCAATAAGACCAACGGTATGAGCAATGACATAGCGGCTCCTTGTCTTCAGGTATTCTCTTTGTGGAAAGGGGCGACTTTCACCGTCAGCCCTTCGACCGACGTCACTTCCGCAGCCTCTCCCTGCCGAATCAAAGTCTGGCTGGTCGCCTCCCAGATCTCTCCGTGTAACGCGATCTGGCCGCGCGGGTCGAGATCCGTTTTCGCAATCCCGATCGATCCGATCATGGCTTCCACTCCAGTCACTGGCCCGCGGCGCCCGCTTTTGGCGGCCGTCCAGATGACGGTTCCAACCAGGGCGCCGATCGTCATGACGGTCGGCAATAGAAATGACAAGGATACCTGCATGAATGGCGCGTCACTCTTGATGAGGAGGAGGCCCCCTAAGGTCATGGCAGCCAATCCGCCGAGTGCGAGCAATCCATAGCTGGTCACTGAAATTTCGAGCAACAGAAACACGACGCCGAGTATCACAAGGAGGGCGCCTGCGTAGTTGACGGGGAGCGATTGGAGCGAATAGAAGGCGAGGATCAAGCTGATGGCGCCAATGATGCCGGGAAGGATCGCCCCGGGGCTGTACAGTTCGGCCATAATCCCGATGGTTCCGATGGACATCAGGAGATAGGCGATGTTGGGATCGCTCAATGTCTTGAGCAATTCCAGACGCGTTCCCATCGGGAATTCGCGGAGCGTGGCGGTCTCGTTTGAGAACGTGATCGATCCGGTAGCCATGGTAATCGTTCTCCCGTTCAGCTGTTTTAACAGCGACGGGATGTTTTCAGCCACCATATCGATGATCTTGAGTTTCACGGCTTCTTGCTCCGTGGCGGAAATGCTCTTTCGAACGGCATCTTCAGCCCATGATACGTTCCGTCCACGCTGCTCCGCGATACTCTTGATGTAAGCCGTCGCGTCGTTTTCCACTTTCTCCTTCATCGTGCCGTCCATCTCACCGCCGCCCATCGCGACCGGGTGCGCGGCTCCGATGTTGGTTCCCGGAGCCATGGCGGCCACATGGGCTGCCATCGTAATGAAGACTCCTGCCGAGGCAGCTCGGCCTCCCGAGGGAGCGACGAACACGATCACGGGGAGGGGCGAACCGATCATCTCTTTGATCATGAGGCGCATGGAGGTGTCCAAGCCTCCGGGCGTATCGAGTTTGAAGATGAGGGCCTGGGCGTCCGACGAGTGGGCAAAAGCCAGGGCATCATGCAGGTACTCCGCTGCCACCGGGTTGATCACTCCTTCATAACTGGCGACGATGACTTCACCGGCATAGGCCGGACTGCCCATGAGGATCAGGCACAAGGCGATGACCGCCCCTCCCATCGTCGCTGCGAGGATTGGTCTGCCGAAAGCTCTGTACGGAAACACGGTGCCACGCATTGAGAACTCCATGCGCGCAAGACGCCACGAGCGCCAAAGGGTGTGAACAGCGCTCCTGCTTGCTCATGCTGTCACGAAATGGCCGTTGGTTGCAAACCTCGGAACGAACCCCCTAGAATGCGCGGCATGTCTCAATTGTCCAGTGGTGAACGCATCCATCTTGTCGATCACAAAAGGCGCCAGTACGCCCTCACGTTGAAGGCGGGCGAGACCTATCAATTCAGCGGCCAGAAGATCGCTCACGACGCGATCATCGGGCGGCCTGATGGGACCATCGTCGTCCTGTCGGGTGGGAAAAAGATGTTGGCGGTTCGGCCGACTTTCGGAGACTATGTGCTGAAGATGCCGCGTGGCGCTCAAGTGCTCTATCCGAAGGATCTCGCGCTGATTCCCATGTGGGCGGATGTGTATCCGGGTGCGCGGGTGTTTGAGTCCGGAACCGGTTCAGGCGCGCTGACCATGGCGCTGTTACGAGCAGTCGGACCCCGAGGATCGGTGGTGACCTATGAGATGCGGGAAGATTTTGCACGCACCGCACTGCAGAACGTCGATCGCTACCTGGGGCCCGTGCCCAATCTGACGGCATTGCGGAAGAATGCCTATGAAGGCATTGAGCTGCTTGATGATGGAATTTCGTTCGATCGCGTCGTGCTCGACTTGCCTGAACCTTGGCAGGTGATCCCGCACGCAGCCACCGCGTTGCGATCCGGGGGGATCTATCTGAGCTTTGTTCCCACCGTGCCCCAAGTGGTACAAACGGTCGAGGCGCTTGAACGGGCAACCGTATTCGGAATGATCGAAACGTTTGAAACGTTGCTCCGAACCTGGTCCGTACAGGGCAGGAGCGTGCGGCCCGATCATCGCATGGTCGCCCATTCTGGATTCATCACCGTCGCCCGAAAGGTAGAGCCAGGGCTGCTCCGTTCGACGGCAGGGAAAGGGGTTTCTATCGACGGCGACCAGGAAGACCTGTCCGATGAAGCAGGAGAGGAGCTGAGCGCATGAATAGGTTAGAAGGCAAGGTAACCGTCGTGACGGGAGGCAATGCCGGAATCGGCGAAGCGATCGCGAAACGTGTTGCCGAGGAGGGAGGCTCGGTCGTCATCACGGGACGTCGGCAACAGGAAGTGGATCGTGTGGCCAGTGTGATCCGACATAACAAGGGGAAAGTCCTCGGCGTTGCCGGTTCAGTGACGGACGAAACCCATGTGTCGGATGTTGTCCGTCGAACGATCGATAGCTTTGGGCGGATCGACATTCTGATCAACAACGCGGGGATCGGTGAATTTGGAAAACGTCTCCACGAAACTGATGATGCGGTCTGGGCGCGTGTGCTCGACATCAACTTGACCGGGGTCTTCCGCATGACTCGAGCCGTCATTCCTCACATGTTGAAACAAGGACGAGGCTCGATCGTGAATATCTCGTCCATTGCCAGTTTAGTCGGTCTCTCCGGCTTAGCCGCCTATACGGCATCGAAAGGGGCGCTTGACGCCTTGACGCGCGCGCTGGCCGTCGAATATGCGAATGAAGGGATTCGCTGTAATGTGGTGAACCCTGGTCTCATCGATACGCCTATGGCGGCCCCCCTTATGGCCAATCCGGACATGCTCCAGCCCATTCTTGCCCAATATGCGATTCGTCGTCCTGGAACACCAGAAGAAGTGGCCAATCTGGTTCTGTATCTGGCGTCAGATGAAGCAGCCTGGGTCACTGGAGCGACCTTTCCGATTGATGGGGGCATGACGGTCTACAAAGGGTAACCGGTAACGGCTCAGGAACTGTTTCAATAGTCTGTTCACAGGTCGGATGATGGACATTGATGCTCAGACGAAGTTTTGCGGTGTCATCGGCAATCCGGTCGGGCATTCCCTGTCGCCTGCCATTCACAATGCGGCGTTCCGCACATTGGGGCTTAATTTTGTCTATCTCGCCTGGCAAGTGGAAGCGATCGGTGATGCCGTCAAAGGGCTCCGCGCACTGGGAAACTTTCGCGGAGCGAGCGTAACCATTCCTCACAAGGTGGCCGTGATTCCGTTTCTCGATCAGGTGGAGACGACGGCGCAACGGATCGGCGCGATCAATACGATCGTGGCTGGGAAAGGCACGCTCACCGGGTACAATACGGACGCGACCGGCGCGCGGATGGCGTTGAAGGCGGGTGGAGTTGCGCTCACGGGAAGACACATCGTCATCCTCGGTTCCGGAGGTGCCGCACGAGCGATTGCTTTCGCGCTGGCGGCTGAGTCCGGCGTAGAGAAATTGACCTTGCTGGGGATTGAGGATGCGGAGCGGATTCGCTTGGCTCAGGATATTCGTTCTACGGCAACGGTGACGGTGGAGGATTCGTATCTGGATGAGTCGGCCCTTCGTCGGGTTCTTCCTGCCGCGCAGATACTCATTCATTGCACTCCGGTCGGGATGTCTCCGAAAGCCGAGGCCACCTGTGTTCCGGGCTCGCTCCTCCATCCCGATCTGGCGGTCATGGACATTGTCTACAATCCACGCGAGACCCGATTGCTCAGAGAGGCAGGACTTGCGGGCTGCAAGACAATTTCCGGGTTGGACATGTTCCTTAATCAGGCGGTTGCGCAATTTGAGCTATGGACCGATCAGCCTGCTCCCGTTGAAGTGATGCGCCGTGTCTTGGAGTCTCATTTCCGATGAATGTGGTGCTCATCGGCTATCGTGGGACGGGAAAGAGCACCGTCGGCAAGCTCGTGGCAGCCCGTCTTGACCGTGTCCTTGTCTCTACGGACGCCGAGGTTGTGAAGTCGGCTGACCAGAGCATTCCCGAGATCGTTGAACGACATGGATGGGAGTACTTTCGCGATCTGGAATCCAAGGTCTGTCAAGAGTTGGCCGGTCGGAATGGGTTGGTTGTCGATACCGGAGGGGGAGTCATTCTTCGATCACGAAATGTCGACCTCTTAAAAGGAACAGGAAGACTGTTCTGGTTGACCGCATCAGTGAGCACGATTACTGAGCGGATCGGTCACGATACCCAACGCCCGTCCCTCACCGGAGTGAAGTCTTTTGTGGATGAGATTCAAGACGTGCTTCGCGAACGCACACCGAAGTATCAGGCAGCGGCGAATTGCATCATTGAGACGGATGGAAAGTCTGCAGCGCAAGTTGCGGATGAGATTCTGGCACGACTCTAGTTGCTTCGACCGCTTCTCTGAACCTTGACAAGTCTCGTCTCAACATGATTCATGTACGCTTGCTGCGCCCGTAGCTCAATTGGATAGAGCATCGGACTTCGGATCCGAGGGTTGGGGGTTCAAGTCCCTCCGGGCGCACCATATGCATCAACCATTTACGTGGCTTAGGCTGAACGCCTGCGCCTTCAGCAATGTGGATACGATCATCGATTTCAGCTCCAGGGCGGAGATCACACATATGCCGATCAATCAAGCAGCCAGCACAGTGCTGCTGTTGAAGAGCGCCGTTGCGTCACGGACGCGGACGGCAAGGAGATGTGTGAGATAGAGTTCGGGACCTAGCCTTGGTCGCCAGCAGCCAGTTTATACGAGCCGGCAGTCGAATCTTATGGATACTTTTTAGCGCAGAGAATATCAGGTCTGGTCTTGAGAACTGTTTGCTGCTTCGTATCTACAATCATGAGGACCTGGTAACGGCAGAATTTGATAAAGCCGTCTTCGTGCCGATGACATTCCGCTCTGGCCCCTCGCTGTTTGCACTTATAACTATCCTGACTCAAGATTTGGACTGCCTGCGCGGTGGGTACTCCAGGTGATACCTTTGCAGCGACATAGTGATCAAATTCGGCGTATTCATTCTGACTAACACCCGCACATCCGGTCAGAGCAAAGAGCAAGCTGACAGGGAGTAGTCGTGTGAGATCTCTGGTCACTGAATGGATCATTGCTGTGAATGAACTGCCCGTCGTATCGTCTGCTGCCCATACAAAACTGGGGTCGCTAACCTACCATGATTCGACTCCCGAGCGTGCGCAAGATATCTCAGGCTTAGATTGCGCTATCTTGAAAAGAGCAATGTTGGGAGTGACAGTCGTCGGACTGTCTCTGCATTTGAGCATTGAACCTGAAACTATTCCCCCAAGACAATCAGCGTGAAGGAGGGATTCGGCATGTTTGACACGAAGACAAAGCGTGACGACCTTCCTGATCCAACCATTTATAGGAGCCCAATGATGACGAAATGGCAAGAGGGGAAGCTAGTTACTTGCCTCATCATCCTCATGACGAGTTTGCCGAGTGCATGGGCGGTATCGAACGACACACCAGGCACGGACGGACCCTCGCTGGAGGAGACGGTGGCATTTATCAAGGACACGTGGGAAGCATGTGGGACAATGCACAGTGGTTTGCAACGGATGATCGCCAAGGACGGATCCCTCTGGCATATGGATAGAATGGCGAAGGTCGATGTGGTCGTGACAGCTCCATCAACTCTCAAAGTTGTGACACGTCTCAATGAACACAGAAAGTTGAGCGGCATATTCGGGCTTCAATCACCCATAGAAAGGATTCAGGAGTTCGATCTGAACGCACTGTCTCCAAGCGTGAGCGCAGAGCAGGAGGGTGAAAATGTCAACCTCTATGGAGTTCGGTTACGCTGTGCGCGGGGGGGCTGCGTGACCGAATGGCTGGCGCCGCTCGCGATATCAGGTAAACCTATCCACGAGCTAAAGACCGGCAAATTAGTCGTGACGAGTCTCGAGGAGCTTGTCTATGAGGATCGCGCTCCCAAAGACAAACCGGGAGAAAGGAAGGGGGAAATCCATATTCCCGTCTGTGACATGGCATCCTTGGATAGCCTTTCGAAAGCCTTTCGCCACGCCATCATGAAAGCAGGCGGGAAGAAGCCGCTGTTTTAGGACGTGGCGTGGACAAAGATGGAAGAAGAGGGAAAGAAGCGAATCATTCAGAATTTGGAGGTGCATATCTCCTGAGCAGGTGCCGTCCTGATCGAAGCATGTTGGATTGCAAAGTTTTTTTCCGATAGCCGTCGTAGGGGCGTCATTCCCACCTTGCTTTTCATTCATCCGTCTGTGTAGCCTCCCCAATGGGTGTGATGTTGGTGAATGAACCGCTTCTGTAGGGCATTGAACCAGTAGGTTGTGGGCTCATCCTTGCTGGGATGCCCTGTGGAATTTGACCGTTCTATCCATGACTTCAATGAGTTAGATCGATGTGAGATCTACCGGTCATTCCACCAAAGCTGGATGGAACCATTGATGGAATTTCATCTACGATGACATCTATGAGCAAAAGGAGGTTATTCCGTGCCGTGGTTTAGCCGATATAGAACACAGGCAACGTTTGGAGCGGTATACTCTGAACAGCAGAAGCGGTTTGCTTGGACCAGAGAATGCCCCTGTTGTGGAAGATTGCTTGAGAAGATGGACCCAGTGAATCCCTGGGTTTGTGAATGCGGATGGCGTAGTCAATGAATCGAGCAAGCAGAGGGAGGTACCATGATCCCCGTTTTGCACGACATGAGAGCAGCATTTTTCCTCGTGATTGCACTTGCCATGCTGTTGTTTATCTGTGCGATGGCTGGCTTAGGAGCGGTATTGCAACCCATCCGTTGGTCTGATCGCAAAGGATATCGCTGAGGAAGAAGCGGTCTGTTCATTTAAGCGAGCAATGGTGCTTGGTTTGCCTCCTCCTCGTTTTCTTGCCGATCTAATTTCGGTTCTCTCGCCAGCCAGAATATATCCCCCTATCGACCGATCAGATATTTGAATTTGTTAGGTATCCTGTCATAAATCGGCTAGGCTTCTCCTCACGCATCCCTTTTCAACAGCGGTGCTATATTTGTTTCGTGCGTGGAGGACAACGGGCTCGCCTCGCATAAGATCCTCATTACATTAAAATCGACTGAGTCGCTGGATTGGGATGTCACCATGGAGGAGCAGGGGCATGAATAACATGATTGCGAAGTCAGGGGCGGTGGTGGTGATGGGACTAATCTTGTTGTCGAACCAGGGCTGCAACACGAAATGGCTCAAGTCCGGCGGTGAAGGTGGGACTGGAAATGAGAGTTCGAAGATGCCAAACCTGTCAAAAGGAGGCCCCAGCGGAGAATTGAGCGGGTTCTCACGTAATCCGTCGGAGGAACGACTAGGGCAAGGAGGATACACGACGGCACTGAATCCATCGGGGCACAGCGCGCATCAGCGTGCCGAACTCACACAAGAAGAAAAGGCCGCCGTGGAGGCGGGGTTGCAGGATGTTTTCTTTGGGTATGACCAGTGGACCTTGTCGGAATCCGGCATGGAAGCGCTCAATCACAACGCTGCGTACCTTAAGGATCATCCAGGCGTCATCCTGAAGATTGAAGGCCACTGTGACGAGCGAGGCACGACCGATTACAACATGGTGTTGGGCGACAAACGCGCCAAGGCTGCTCGGAGCTATTTGGCAGAAGTCGGGGCAAATCCCAAGCAGGTGGCAATCGTGTCATTCGGCAAAGAGCGCCCCTTTTGTTTTGATCGGGATGAGTCCTGCTATCAGCAGAACCGCCGCGACCACATGCTTCTTTCCACCAAGAAGTAAGATGTTTCACGAGGGAGCGGTCCGAGAAGAGGATCGGTTCTTCGCGGGAGTCAAAACAGTCTGTTGGAGTGCTTCCACATCATGAGATTGAGCGAAGGATTTCATCGTTGAAGAACCTCGGTGCATTCTTCAAATCAAAACCCGCCGATCAGATTCCGGCCAAACCTCTACCCGCGGAACGGCGGGTTCAGCCGAGATTCACCACTCAGTTTCGGAGCACCTTCTCGGGACAACGAGAAGAGGGGCAGGGGCGGACTCTGGATATTTCCGTCGGTGGGTGTAAGATCGAAAGTGATAGCACAGTGACACAAGGGACCAAGCTCGAATGCCGACTCCACATTCCAGGCCTTGATTGGCCGTTGAGGATCGACGAGGCCACGGTGCGCTGGGTCGATGGCGGTACATTTGGGATCGCCTTTTCGCGTATTAGTCCAGAAGAGCTTGCGAAGCTCAAGACGATACTCTCCGAACTTGAACAGGACGAGTAACTTCTCGTTTAGTCGCTTCAGCGTACGCACCTTCTCACTCGTCAGAATTTCCTGAAAATGTGTTCGGTGAGATTCCGTGGCTCTCCCACTCTGCCGTGCGGCCGTATCTGTTGTGCAGACGCTATCCCGATCTTGA harbors:
- a CDS encoding OmpA family protein; translated protein: MNNMIAKSGAVVVMGLILLSNQGCNTKWLKSGGEGGTGNESSKMPNLSKGGPSGELSGFSRNPSEERLGQGGYTTALNPSGHSAHQRAELTQEEKAAVEAGLQDVFFGYDQWTLSESGMEALNHNAAYLKDHPGVILKIEGHCDERGTTDYNMVLGDKRAKAARSYLAEVGANPKQVAIVSFGKERPFCFDRDESCYQQNRRDHMLLSTKK
- a CDS encoding tRNA (adenine-N1)-methyltransferase, coding for MSQLSSGERIHLVDHKRRQYALTLKAGETYQFSGQKIAHDAIIGRPDGTIVVLSGGKKMLAVRPTFGDYVLKMPRGAQVLYPKDLALIPMWADVYPGARVFESGTGSGALTMALLRAVGPRGSVVTYEMREDFARTALQNVDRYLGPVPNLTALRKNAYEGIELLDDGISFDRVVLDLPEPWQVIPHAATALRSGGIYLSFVPTVPQVVQTVEALERATVFGMIETFETLLRTWSVQGRSVRPDHRMVAHSGFITVARKVEPGLLRSTAGKGVSIDGDQEDLSDEAGEELSA
- a CDS encoding shikimate dehydrogenase: MMDIDAQTKFCGVIGNPVGHSLSPAIHNAAFRTLGLNFVYLAWQVEAIGDAVKGLRALGNFRGASVTIPHKVAVIPFLDQVETTAQRIGAINTIVAGKGTLTGYNTDATGARMALKAGGVALTGRHIVILGSGGAARAIAFALAAESGVEKLTLLGIEDAERIRLAQDIRSTATVTVEDSYLDESALRRVLPAAQILIHCTPVGMSPKAEATCVPGSLLHPDLAVMDIVYNPRETRLLREAGLAGCKTISGLDMFLNQAVAQFELWTDQPAPVEVMRRVLESHFR
- a CDS encoding SDR family NAD(P)-dependent oxidoreductase codes for the protein MNRLEGKVTVVTGGNAGIGEAIAKRVAEEGGSVVITGRRQQEVDRVASVIRHNKGKVLGVAGSVTDETHVSDVVRRTIDSFGRIDILINNAGIGEFGKRLHETDDAVWARVLDINLTGVFRMTRAVIPHMLKQGRGSIVNISSIASLVGLSGLAAYTASKGALDALTRALAVEYANEGIRCNVVNPGLIDTPMAAPLMANPDMLQPILAQYAIRRPGTPEEVANLVLYLASDEAAWVTGATFPIDGGMTVYKG
- a CDS encoding NfeD family protein; translated protein: MRGTVFPYRAFGRPILAATMGGAVIALCLILMGSPAYAGEVIVASYEGVINPVAAEYLHDALAFAHSSDAQALIFKLDTPGGLDTSMRLMIKEMIGSPLPVIVFVAPSGGRAASAGVFITMAAHVAAMAPGTNIGAAHPVAMGGGEMDGTMKEKVENDATAYIKSIAEQRGRNVSWAEDAVRKSISATEQEAVKLKIIDMVAENIPSLLKQLNGRTITMATGSITFSNETATLREFPMGTRLELLKTLSDPNIAYLLMSIGTIGIMAELYSPGAILPGIIGAISLILAFYSLQSLPVNYAGALLVILGVVFLLLEISVTSYGLLALGGLAAMTLGGLLLIKSDAPFMQVSLSFLLPTVMTIGALVGTVIWTAAKSGRRGPVTGVEAMIGSIGIAKTDLDPRGQIALHGEIWEATSQTLIRQGEAAEVTSVEGLTVKVAPFHKENT
- a CDS encoding shikimate kinase — encoded protein: MNVVLIGYRGTGKSTVGKLVAARLDRVLVSTDAEVVKSADQSIPEIVERHGWEYFRDLESKVCQELAGRNGLVVDTGGGVILRSRNVDLLKGTGRLFWLTASVSTITERIGHDTQRPSLTGVKSFVDEIQDVLRERTPKYQAAANCIIETDGKSAAQVADEILARL
- a CDS encoding PilZ domain-containing protein; this encodes MKNLGAFFKSKPADQIPAKPLPAERRVQPRFTTQFRSTFSGQREEGQGRTLDISVGGCKIESDSTVTQGTKLECRLHIPGLDWPLRIDEATVRWVDGGTFGIAFSRISPEELAKLKTILSELEQDE
- a CDS encoding slipin family protein, with amino-acid sequence MSLLIPLVLLGLVLYASFKRVMEYERLVVFVLGKFQTVKGPGIRLVVPALQQMVRVNLQTVTMEVPSQDVITRDNISVKVNAVIFLRVVDPQRAVLAVQDYLYSTSQVAQTTLRSVLGQSQFDDLLSKRDDINAELQRIIDQQTEPWGVKVAAVEVKNVDIPQDMQRAIARQAEAERERRAKIIHAEGEFQAAQKLAEAADVISQNPAALQLRYLQTLVEIAAEKNSTTIFPIPIDTLAPFIKGLLPK